The window TGCGCAGCCAGGTGCCGACCAGGAACGCCACCACGGCGGAGGTGCCGGCGATGGAGGTGCAGGCGGCGACGGCCAGTTCGTGCTGGCCGGTGAGGAGCCCGGCCGTACCGGCCGTGAGCGCGGGGGCGGCGTAGGCGGTCAGCACCTCACGCCACAGGGTGAACGCCCGGGAGACGCGTCGGGACGTGTGCCGGGATGTACGCCGGGATGTCCGGGGTGTTCGGGTTGTCCGGGAGTCTGCTCGGTCCGGGCCGGGCCTGTCCTCGGTCGCGGGCATGCTGGCCTCTTTCTCGTACGGGTGAGGGGAGCGAAGGGTGGTCCGGCTCATGTAATTAGGTGGCTAACTATTTGGGCGTGAAAAGGGCCCTGCTCGTGGAGCGGGGCCGGGGCCGCCGATGCGGCCGGGGGTCGGGTGGTCGGGGGTCGGGTGGTCGGGTGGCCGGGTCAGTCTGCGGCCAGAGCCGCACTGCCTTGCACGACACGGGCCAGCAGGTCCAGGAACACCGCGCGCTCCTCGACGGAGAGCCCGCCCACCATCGCCTCGAGCCGTCCGAAGTGCTCGGGCGCCATGTCGCGCAGGCGCTGCGCCCCGCGCGCGGTCAGGACGGCCACCGTGCCCCGGCCGTCCTCCGTGGACGGTCGGCGGGCGACCAGGCCCTCCCGTTCGAGGCCGTCCAGCAGGCCGGTGACCGTGGCCCTGGAGACGTCGAGATCGACCGCGAGGCGTGAGGGGGACTTCTCCCCGCCGTGGTCCTCGAGGTCGGCGAGCAGCCGGTAGCGCCCCGTTGACAGGCCGAACCTGGCGAAGTGCGCCTCGGCCGCCCGGCCGACCCTCGCGCCTGCCGAGATCAGCCGCACCGCGACCAGTACCGCCTGTGGATCGACCTCCAGGCCGTAGTGCTCGACCTGTCGCCTGGCCTGGTCCAGCGTGGGTGCCTCGCCGTCGGCGCCGTCCTTCTTCATGCATTTAATATGGCGGCTAATTACTTCGCCTGTCAAGGCGCCCCGCGGTCTGCGGTCCGTTGCCGGTGGGTCCTTGGGCCTTCTGCTCCCGGTGTGCGGCTTCGGCCAGTTTCCGAGGGGCCCGGTCTGCCCGTGGCCGCGTGCGATCACCTGCGGCGTGGCCGCTCCGCGTGCCGCCGGCCCTCCGGAGGGGCCGGCAGGACGCCGGTGCGGAATCGGCCAGACCGGGGCGCGTGCCCCGATCCGCTCTTCTGAAAGGTATAGACCAATGTTAGGTTGGCTGGGCAGACCGCGCAGTCCTTGACCACCCGTCAGAGGAGAAGCCATGCCCTCCCCTTCGCGGGGCGGCGGCCAGGCCGCCATGCCCAAGTATCAGCGGATCGCCGCAGCCCTGCGCCGCGATCTCGACCGCGCCGCACGCACCCCCGGCGGCAGACTGCCCTCCGAGCGCAGTCTCGCCGAGCGCTACCAGGTCAACCGGCAGACCATCAGGGCGGCCCTGCAGCACCTGCGCGAGGACGGCCTCGTCGTCACCGGCCGACGCGGCACCCGACCCGCCGTTTCCGTCGTCCCGGCCGCGGCGGGCTCCGGCCCGGCCGGGACGACGGCCGCGGAGGCCGGGCTTCCCGGGCAGGCCCGGATCCGGAGCCGGCTCACCCTCCTCACGGTCCCGCCCTCGCTCGCCGCACTGCTCGGCATGGCCGGCGGGGACCGCACCCTGGTCCATCACCACCGCGAAAGCGGCCCGGCCGGAGAGACCCTCCGGCACGCCGTCACCTACTTCAGCCCCGGGGCCGTCGCGCGCAGCCCCGAGCTGACGGCCCTGAGGAACCGGACCCAGGATGCCCACGAAGGGGACCTGGCCTCCCTGCACCGGTGGCTCGACCGGGCCGCGGCGGGCGGCAGGGTCGCCGAGACCCTCACCATGACCCGCGTCACCCACCCGCCGGCCACCGCCCCGGCCTGCGGCCTGACGGTACGACGCACCCTGCACGACCCCTCCGGCCGGCTGCTGGCCGTCACCGACCTGGCCTTCCCCACCTGGGACCGCCTCACCTTCCACCGCGACCGCCGCGACCACGCGACCGCCGGATTCCGCATCACCTGAGAGGTGTCCTGCCGAGCCCGGCGTGATCGGCAGGACGCTCCCTGGGAGGACTGTGTCCCCGGCCACACCCCGGGCGGCGGTGCAGCCGGGCCCGGCGGCCCGGCCGGCCGCCCGGTCGCGGTCCCAACTCGTCCCCGGGGGACGGGTGTACCCGTCCGAGGTCGCCGGGGGCCGCCCGGGCCGGGGCGACCGTCCGCGTACGGGGCTCCCGTACCCCCGCACGTGAGGAGGATCACCCTTGCGTTTGCTCGGGTGAATGGGGGGCATCGGCGCTGCTGGAGCGGAACCACGTCCTCCGGCCATGCGTGCCGGAGTCGAGGCGCACACGGGCAGATCCCGTCCCGCTCCACGGCCCCGCCGGCCAGCCGGTGCGGGCCGTACTTGGTACGACCCGTGAGGTGTATGTGTCCACGCTCCAGGCCGAACACGTCTACAAGGTGTTCGGGAGGCGCCCCGCCGACAGTGAAGCCGCCGTCCGCGCACTCCAAGGCGGCGCCGGCCGCGACGAGTTGCGCGCCGACGGGACCACTGCCGCCGTTATCGACGCCTCCTTCGAGGTCCAGCCCGGCCAGATCTTCGTGGTCATGGGCCTTTCGGGATCGGGTAAGTCCACGCTGCTGCGCATGCTGAACGGCCTCCTGGAACCCACCGCCGGGCGCATCCTCTTCGGCGGCCAGGACCTCACCACGCTGAGCGCGCGCGAGCTGCGCCACGTACGGTCCACGAAGATCTCCATGGTCTTCCAGCACTTCGCTCTGTTCCCGCACCGCAATGTGCTGGAGAACGCCGGCTACGGCCTCGAGGTGCAGGGCGTGCCCCGCCCGGAGCGCGAGCGGCGCGCCGCCGAGGCCCTGGCCCTGTGCGGGCTCGAGGGCTGGGAGGAGTCCTGGCCCGACGAGCTCTCCGGCGGCATGCAGCAGCGGGTCGGCCTCGCCCGGGCCCTGGCCACCGACGCCGAGCTCCTGCTGATGGACGAGTCCTTCAGCGCGCTGGACCCGCTGATCCGCCGCGACATGCAGGACCAGCTGCTGGAGCTCCAGAAGCGGCTGAAGAAGACCATCG is drawn from Streptomyces sp. NBC_01232 and contains these coding sequences:
- a CDS encoding MarR family winged helix-turn-helix transcriptional regulator, with product MKKDGADGEAPTLDQARRQVEHYGLEVDPQAVLVAVRLISAGARVGRAAEAHFARFGLSTGRYRLLADLEDHGGEKSPSRLAVDLDVSRATVTGLLDGLEREGLVARRPSTEDGRGTVAVLTARGAQRLRDMAPEHFGRLEAMVGGLSVEERAVFLDLLARVVQGSAALAAD
- a CDS encoding GntR family transcriptional regulator, with amino-acid sequence MPSPSRGGGQAAMPKYQRIAAALRRDLDRAARTPGGRLPSERSLAERYQVNRQTIRAALQHLREDGLVVTGRRGTRPAVSVVPAAAGSGPAGTTAAEAGLPGQARIRSRLTLLTVPPSLAALLGMAGGDRTLVHHHRESGPAGETLRHAVTYFSPGAVARSPELTALRNRTQDAHEGDLASLHRWLDRAAAGGRVAETLTMTRVTHPPATAPACGLTVRRTLHDPSGRLLAVTDLAFPTWDRLTFHRDRRDHATAGFRIT
- a CDS encoding quaternary amine ABC transporter ATP-binding protein — encoded protein: MSTLQAEHVYKVFGRRPADSEAAVRALQGGAGRDELRADGTTAAVIDASFEVQPGQIFVVMGLSGSGKSTLLRMLNGLLEPTAGRILFGGQDLTTLSARELRHVRSTKISMVFQHFALFPHRNVLENAGYGLEVQGVPRPERERRAAEALALCGLEGWEESWPDELSGGMQQRVGLARALATDAELLLMDESFSALDPLIRRDMQDQLLELQKRLKKTIVFITHDLNEAMRLGDGIAVMRDGRIVQQGTAEDILTRPADDYVASFVQDVDRSRVLTADAVMDDPDPAADACDCPTVTTGTPLADLCAVSARVPHAVAVTGADGSVVGSVPQDRLIAFIGDEQRPPMYCAEVAA